A window of Frankiaceae bacterium contains these coding sequences:
- a CDS encoding ABC transporter ATP-binding protein translates to MANWQVLHSYRTDRSVAKQKLAPGTFKRVLSFARPYRRELITFVSLVVLAAGVSVVTPLLVRRLLDDAIPNKDLGLVWVIFLMYAGLVVLDGALSLGNRWYSSRIGEGLIFDLRSQVYDHVQRMPVAFFTRTQTGALVSRLNNDVIGAQQAFTSTLSGVVSNVIMLTATLAVMLTLSWQITLLALVLVPVFILPARRVGTRLQAITREGMALNASMNTTMTERFNVAGALLVKLFGRPDEEARDFSSKAGRVRDIGIQSAMFSRTFFVALMVVAGLAQAVVYGLGGRFAAQGTLTVGTVVALAQLLNQLYGPLTQLSNIRVDVMSALVSFERVFEILDLPPMIDERPGAVPLAKEAASIEFEHVGFRYPTAAEVSLASLESVAVLDSAPSQQVLYDVSFTAPAGSLVALVGPSGAGKTTISMLPTRMYDVQEGSVRIGGVDVRDVTLQSLRDAMGVVTQDAHMFHDTIRANLLYARPEATGDELVEACRAAQIWDLVASLPDGLDTVVGDRGYRLSGGEKQRLAIARLLLKAPGIVILDEATAHLDSESELAVQQALKSALAGRTSLVIAHRLSTIREADLILVVEDGRIVEQGRHDDLLAAGGLYSELYRTQFERQAV, encoded by the coding sequence ATGGCGAACTGGCAGGTCCTCCACAGCTACCGCACCGATCGGTCGGTCGCGAAGCAGAAGCTCGCGCCCGGCACGTTCAAGCGGGTGCTGTCGTTCGCCCGCCCGTACCGCCGCGAGCTGATCACGTTCGTCTCGCTCGTGGTGCTCGCCGCCGGCGTCTCGGTCGTCACGCCGCTGCTCGTCCGCCGCCTCCTCGACGACGCCATCCCCAACAAGGACCTCGGCCTCGTCTGGGTGATCTTCCTGATGTACGCCGGGCTCGTCGTGCTCGACGGGGCCCTCTCGCTGGGCAACCGGTGGTACTCCTCGCGCATCGGCGAGGGCCTGATCTTCGACCTGCGCTCGCAGGTCTACGACCACGTCCAGCGAATGCCGGTGGCGTTCTTCACGCGCACCCAGACGGGCGCGCTCGTCAGCCGCCTCAACAACGACGTCATCGGCGCGCAGCAGGCGTTCACCTCGACGCTGTCCGGCGTCGTCTCCAACGTCATCATGCTCACCGCCACCCTCGCCGTGATGCTGACGCTGTCGTGGCAGATCACGCTGCTCGCGCTGGTGCTCGTACCCGTGTTCATCCTCCCCGCGCGCCGCGTCGGCACCCGCCTGCAGGCGATCACGCGCGAGGGCATGGCGCTCAACGCGTCGATGAACACCACCATGACCGAGCGCTTCAACGTCGCCGGCGCCCTGCTCGTCAAGCTGTTCGGCCGCCCCGACGAGGAGGCGCGCGACTTCTCGTCCAAGGCCGGCCGCGTACGCGACATCGGCATCCAGTCGGCGATGTTCAGCAGGACGTTCTTCGTCGCGTTGATGGTCGTGGCCGGCTTGGCGCAGGCGGTCGTGTACGGCCTCGGCGGCCGGTTCGCGGCGCAGGGCACGCTCACGGTCGGCACCGTCGTCGCGCTGGCCCAGCTGCTCAACCAGCTCTACGGCCCGCTGACCCAGCTGTCCAACATCCGCGTCGACGTCATGAGCGCGCTGGTGTCGTTCGAGCGGGTGTTCGAGATCCTCGACCTGCCCCCGATGATCGACGAGCGCCCTGGCGCCGTACCGCTCGCCAAGGAGGCGGCGTCGATCGAGTTCGAGCACGTCGGCTTCCGCTACCCGACCGCCGCCGAGGTCTCGCTCGCCTCGCTGGAGTCCGTCGCGGTGCTCGACTCCGCGCCGTCGCAGCAGGTGCTGTACGACGTGTCGTTCACCGCGCCCGCGGGCTCGCTGGTGGCGCTCGTCGGCCCCTCGGGCGCCGGCAAGACGACGATCTCGATGCTGCCCACGCGGATGTACGACGTGCAGGAGGGCAGCGTGCGGATCGGCGGCGTCGACGTGCGCGACGTGACGCTGCAGTCGTTGCGCGACGCGATGGGCGTGGTGACGCAGGACGCGCACATGTTCCACGACACGATCCGCGCCAACCTGCTCTACGCCCGCCCCGAGGCCACCGGCGACGAGCTCGTCGAGGCGTGCCGCGCGGCGCAGATCTGGGACCTCGTGGCGTCATTGCCCGACGGCCTCGACACCGTCGTCGGCGACCGCGGCTACCGCCTCTCCGGCGGCGAGAAGCAGCGGCTCGCGATCGCGCGGCTGCTGCTCAAGGCGCCCGGCATCGTCATCCTCGACGAGGCCACCGCGCACCTCGACTCCGAGTCGGAGCTCGCGGTACAGCAGGCGTTGAAGAGCGCGCTCGCGGGGCGTACGTCGCTCGTCATCGCGCACCGCCTGTCCACCATCCGCGAGGCCGACCTCATCCTCGTCGTCGAGGACGGCCGCATCGTGGAGCAGGGGAGGCACGACGACCTGCTCGCGGCGGGCGGGCTCTACTCCGAGCTCTACCGCACGCAGTTCGAGCGCCAGGCGGTATGA
- a CDS encoding acyl-CoA dehydrogenase family protein: MDLTLTDEQRAARDAFRRWVDDVVVPRAQENDRLERFPQEALDGLRQTGWIGLTIPVEYGGGGADPMSYGLLVEELGRGDANVRSIVSVHLGLVAGSVVRWGTDEQKARWLPLMATGEALGCFCLTEPDHGSDPASLQSTARRDGDSYVLDGRKMFITNGGIAGVALVMARTGGPGAKGVSAFLVDTSLPGWSTVPVHGKLGIRACDTAEVTLDGVRVPADALLGNEGDGIKVALSALDDGRFSLAASCTGLAQRCLDVMTAYSLQRRQFGKPIASFQLIQELIADTAVDVSAARLLTWQVADKKQRGEKHTLESSMAKYFASEAAVRAANAAVQVHGGYGYVDEFVVGKLLRDARVTTLYEGTSQIQKLLIGRAITGESAFV; this comes from the coding sequence GTGGACCTCACGCTGACCGACGAGCAGCGCGCGGCGCGGGACGCGTTCCGCCGCTGGGTCGACGACGTCGTCGTGCCGCGCGCGCAGGAGAACGACCGCCTCGAGCGCTTCCCCCAGGAGGCGCTCGACGGCCTGCGGCAGACCGGCTGGATCGGGCTGACGATCCCCGTCGAGTACGGCGGCGGGGGAGCCGACCCGATGTCGTACGGCCTGCTCGTCGAGGAGCTCGGCCGCGGCGACGCGAACGTGCGCTCCATCGTCTCCGTGCACCTCGGCCTCGTCGCCGGATCGGTCGTGCGCTGGGGGACGGACGAGCAGAAGGCGCGGTGGCTGCCGCTCATGGCGACCGGCGAGGCGCTCGGCTGCTTCTGCCTCACCGAGCCCGACCACGGCAGCGACCCGGCGTCGCTGCAGTCGACCGCGCGGCGCGACGGCGACTCGTACGTCCTCGACGGCCGCAAGATGTTCATCACCAACGGCGGCATCGCCGGCGTCGCGCTGGTCATGGCGCGGACCGGGGGTCCTGGGGCGAAGGGCGTCAGCGCGTTCCTCGTCGACACGTCGCTGCCGGGGTGGTCGACCGTGCCGGTGCACGGCAAGCTCGGCATCCGCGCCTGCGACACCGCGGAGGTCACGCTCGACGGCGTACGGGTGCCCGCCGACGCGCTGCTCGGCAACGAGGGCGACGGCATCAAGGTCGCGCTGTCGGCGCTGGACGACGGACGCTTCTCGCTCGCCGCGTCATGCACCGGTCTCGCGCAGCGCTGCCTCGACGTCATGACGGCGTACTCGTTGCAGCGCAGGCAGTTCGGGAAGCCGATCGCGTCGTTCCAGCTCATCCAGGAGCTCATCGCCGACACCGCCGTGGACGTGTCCGCGGCGCGGCTGCTGACGTGGCAGGTGGCCGACAAGAAGCAGCGCGGCGAGAAGCACACGCTCGAGTCGTCGATGGCGAAGTACTTCGCGTCGGAGGCCGCCGTCCGCGCCGCCAACGCCGCCGTCCAGGTGCACGGCGGGTACGGCTACGTGGACGAGTTCGTCGTCGGCAAGCTGCTGCGCGACGCGCGCGTGACGACGCTGTACGAGGGCACGTCGCAGATCCAGAAGCTGCTCATCGGCCGCGCGATCACCGGCGAGAGCGCGTTCGTCTGA
- a CDS encoding enoyl-CoA hydratase/isomerase family protein — MTPEELADAGLLLAVDGGVATLTLNRPERRNAQTPAMWTALARLGRELSGDVRVVVVRGEGPSFSAGLDLQMFTPEGIPGAPSFVDIARASDDEADATIAAFQEAFTWLLRPDLLTVAAVRGHAVGAGFQLALAADFRVCADDATFTMAEVTRGIVPDLGGTGLLAALAGYSRALEVCVTGRRIGAEEAYAMGIANVVVPRDSLDATVADLVSALLAAPRDAAVETKALLLGARLRSLEEQRSYERAAQLRRLRDLAGIGE; from the coding sequence ATGACCCCTGAGGAGCTCGCGGACGCAGGCCTGCTGCTCGCCGTGGACGGCGGCGTGGCGACGCTGACGCTCAACCGCCCCGAACGCCGCAACGCCCAGACGCCCGCGATGTGGACGGCCCTCGCGCGGCTCGGCCGCGAGCTGTCCGGCGACGTCCGCGTCGTCGTCGTCCGCGGCGAGGGGCCGTCGTTCTCGGCGGGTCTCGACCTGCAGATGTTCACGCCCGAGGGCATCCCCGGCGCGCCGTCGTTCGTCGACATCGCGCGCGCGTCCGACGACGAGGCGGACGCGACGATCGCGGCGTTCCAGGAGGCGTTCACCTGGCTGCTGCGGCCCGATCTGCTGACCGTCGCGGCGGTGCGCGGGCACGCGGTGGGGGCGGGGTTCCAGCTCGCGCTCGCGGCCGACTTCCGGGTCTGCGCCGACGACGCGACGTTCACGATGGCGGAGGTGACGCGCGGCATCGTGCCCGACCTCGGCGGCACCGGTCTGCTCGCCGCGCTGGCCGGCTACTCGCGCGCGCTGGAGGTCTGCGTCACCGGCCGTCGCATCGGCGCGGAGGAGGCGTACGCGATGGGCATCGCCAACGTCGTCGTGCCACGGGACTCCCTGGACGCGACGGTGGCCGACCTCGTGTCCGCGCTGCTCGCGGCGCCGCGCGACGCCGCCGTCGAGACCAAGGCGCTGCTGCTCGGCGCGCGGCTGCGGAGCCTCGAGGAGCAGCGGTCGTACGAGCGCGCCGCGCAGCTGCGCAGGCTGCGCGACCTGGCAGGGATCGGGGAGTAG
- a CDS encoding YegP family protein yields the protein MPAKYVLKKGTTGKFRFNLVATNGQVIATSEAYETRAKAMAGIESVRKNAANAVLVDGTAPAAKPAAKATAARKSAGTARPAGKPAASSSALKAAAKAPAKSTGPGASAVKAVKRAAKKVTGG from the coding sequence GTGCCCGCGAAGTACGTGCTCAAGAAGGGGACGACCGGGAAGTTCCGGTTCAACCTCGTCGCCACCAACGGCCAGGTCATCGCGACCTCGGAGGCCTACGAGACCAGGGCCAAGGCCATGGCCGGCATCGAGTCGGTCCGCAAGAACGCCGCGAACGCGGTGCTCGTCGACGGCACCGCACCCGCCGCGAAGCCGGCCGCCAAGGCGACGGCGGCGCGCAAGTCCGCAGGCACGGCTCGGCCCGCGGGGAAGCCCGCGGCGTCGTCGTCGGCACTCAAGGCGGCCGCCAAGGCCCCGGCGAAGTCCACCGGGCCCGGCGCTTCGGCGGTCAAGGCCGTCAAGCGGGCCGCGAAGAAGGTCACCGGCGGCTAG
- a CDS encoding histone H1-like repetitive region-containing protein, with protein MPAPAKKAAKPAAKKTAAKPAAKKSAAKKPAAKKTAAAKPAAKKTTAAKKPAAKKTTAAKPAAKKTAAKKPAAKKTTAAKKPAAKKTTAAKKPAAKKTTAAKKPAAKKTAAKKATAKKG; from the coding sequence GTGCCCGCACCTGCGAAGAAGGCGGCGAAGCCGGCAGCGAAGAAGACTGCCGCCAAGCCGGCCGCGAAGAAGTCGGCTGCGAAGAAGCCGGCCGCCAAGAAGACTGCGGCCGCGAAGCCCGCCGCGAAGAAGACGACGGCGGCGAAGAAGCCCGCCGCGAAGAAGACGACCGCGGCGAAGCCGGCGGCCAAGAAGACGGCGGCGAAGAAGCCGGCCGCGAAGAAGACGACTGCGGCGAAGAAGCCCGCCGCCAAGAAGACCACCGCGGCCAAGAAGCCGGCCGCGAAGAAGACGACCGCGGCGAAGAAGCCCGCGGCCAAGAAGACCGCCGCCAAGAAGGCGACGGCCAAGAAGGGCTGA
- a CDS encoding helix-turn-helix domain-containing protein, whose amino-acid sequence MADALKKGSRVTGAERDKLASDLRKKYDGGQSIRTLAASSGRSYGFVHRMLSESGATLRGRGGATRAKGKK is encoded by the coding sequence GTGGCTGACGCTCTGAAGAAGGGCAGCAGGGTCACGGGGGCGGAGCGCGACAAGCTCGCGTCGGACCTGCGCAAGAAGTACGACGGGGGTCAGAGCATCCGCACGCTGGCCGCGTCGTCAGGGCGTTCCTACGGCTTCGTGCACCGGATGCTCAGCGAGTCGGGTGCGACGTTGCGCGGTCGCGGTGGTGCCACGCGCGCCAAGGGCAAGAAGTAA
- a CDS encoding GNAT family N-acetyltransferase, which yields MPDLDLSDAAVATLAARVEEQQRAFGAIRYGSVFRVGAARVVLNPDAPFATANFAGTMTGSPAVAEATLARLPEVWAEAELAPVILLDSPSCLPELSVVAEESGYEAVEESAVMLLADRTALLDGEPGILTRPVSDRDDPAVIATVLGDAFGYAAGVERSLAEVLGHRLDDPRVEAVVAEDGGEVAGAAFAFVQGDLAYVTDTGVRQESRGHRLGRALGSAVAARCLTRGARVVWLAAEAGGAVERFWSWLGFATAYTAVTYQWRE from the coding sequence GTGCCCGACCTCGACCTCTCCGACGCCGCCGTCGCGACGCTCGCCGCGCGGGTGGAGGAGCAGCAGCGCGCGTTCGGGGCGATCCGCTACGGCAGCGTGTTCCGCGTCGGCGCCGCGCGCGTCGTGCTCAACCCCGACGCGCCGTTCGCCACGGCCAACTTCGCCGGCACGATGACCGGCTCGCCGGCCGTCGCGGAGGCGACGCTCGCGCGGCTGCCCGAGGTCTGGGCGGAGGCCGAGCTGGCGCCGGTCATCCTGCTCGACTCGCCGTCGTGCCTGCCCGAGCTGTCGGTCGTCGCGGAGGAGAGCGGCTACGAGGCCGTCGAGGAGTCGGCGGTCATGCTGCTCGCCGACCGTACGGCGCTGCTCGACGGGGAGCCCGGCATCCTCACGCGCCCCGTCTCCGACCGCGACGACCCCGCGGTGATCGCGACGGTGCTCGGCGATGCCTTCGGTTACGCCGCCGGCGTCGAGCGCTCGCTCGCCGAGGTGCTCGGCCACCGCCTCGACGACCCGCGCGTCGAGGCCGTCGTCGCGGAGGACGGGGGAGAGGTGGCGGGGGCGGCGTTCGCGTTCGTGCAGGGCGACCTCGCGTACGTCACCGACACCGGCGTGCGCCAGGAGTCGCGCGGGCACCGGCTCGGCCGGGCGCTCGGCAGCGCCGTCGCGGCGCGGTGTCTGACGCGCGGCGCGCGGGTCGTCTGGCTCGCGGCGGAGGCGGGCGGGGCGGTCGAACGGTTCTGGTCGTGGCTCGGCTTCGCGACGGCGTACACCGCGGTCACCTACCAGTGGCGTGAATGA
- a CDS encoding ABC-F family ATP-binding cassette domain-containing protein translates to MITVAELELRAGARVLIEHATFQVGRGDRVGLVGRNGAGKTTLLKVVAGEALPASGRVSKGDIGYLPQDPRTGDLDQLARDRILSARGLDSLLRTMRETEGSMASADDETRDAAVERYGKLEDRFQARGGWAAEAEAASIASSLGLPERVLGQPLGTLSGGQRRRVELSRILFSGAETLLLDEPTNHLDADSIVWLREFLKRHTGGLVVVSHDVDLLEATVNKVFHLDANRAALDVYNVGWKAYLTQRETDERRRKRERANAEAQAAALQAQADRMRYKATKAKAAQSMEKRAERLLSGLEEVRAHDRVAKLRFPDPLPCGRTPLTATGLSKSYGSLEVFTDVDLAIDRGSRVVILGLNGAGKTTLLRILAGIEEPDTGEVVPGHGLRLGYYAQEHETIDPARTVLEHVQGVSPDAEAAALRKLLGAFLFSGETVHQPAGTLSGGEKTRLALAGLVVSRANVLLLDEPTNNLDPRSREEVLRALSTYAGAVVLVTHDEGAVEALQPERVILLPDGVEDTWSEDLADLVALA, encoded by the coding sequence GTGATCACCGTCGCCGAGCTCGAGCTGCGCGCGGGCGCCCGCGTGCTTATCGAGCACGCGACGTTCCAGGTCGGCAGGGGCGACCGCGTGGGCCTCGTCGGCCGCAACGGCGCCGGCAAGACCACCCTGCTCAAGGTCGTGGCGGGGGAGGCCCTGCCGGCGTCCGGGCGGGTCAGCAAGGGCGACATCGGCTACCTGCCGCAGGATCCGCGTACGGGAGACCTCGACCAGCTCGCGCGCGACCGCATCCTCTCCGCGCGCGGGCTCGACTCGCTGCTGCGCACGATGCGCGAGACCGAGGGGTCGATGGCCAGCGCCGACGACGAGACCCGCGACGCGGCGGTCGAGCGGTACGGCAAGCTCGAGGACCGCTTCCAGGCGCGCGGCGGCTGGGCGGCGGAGGCGGAGGCGGCGTCGATCGCGTCGAGCCTCGGTCTGCCGGAACGCGTTCTCGGCCAGCCGCTCGGCACGCTCTCCGGTGGTCAGCGGCGGCGCGTCGAGCTGTCGCGCATCTTGTTCAGCGGCGCCGAGACGCTGCTGCTCGACGAGCCGACCAACCACCTCGACGCCGACTCCATCGTCTGGCTGCGGGAGTTCCTCAAACGTCACACCGGCGGGCTCGTGGTCGTCAGCCACGACGTCGACCTGCTCGAAGCCACCGTCAACAAGGTGTTCCACCTCGACGCCAACCGCGCCGCGCTCGACGTCTACAACGTCGGCTGGAAGGCGTACCTCACGCAGCGCGAGACCGACGAACGCCGCCGCAAGCGCGAGCGCGCGAACGCCGAGGCACAGGCCGCCGCTCTGCAGGCGCAGGCCGACCGGATGCGCTACAAGGCGACGAAGGCCAAGGCCGCGCAGAGCATGGAGAAGCGCGCCGAACGCCTGCTCTCCGGGCTCGAGGAGGTCCGCGCGCACGACCGCGTGGCGAAGCTTCGGTTCCCCGACCCGCTGCCGTGCGGCCGTACGCCGCTCACCGCGACCGGGCTGTCGAAGTCGTACGGCAGCCTCGAGGTCTTCACCGACGTCGACCTCGCGATCGACCGCGGCTCGCGCGTCGTCATCCTCGGCCTCAACGGCGCGGGCAAGACGACGCTGCTGCGCATCCTCGCCGGCATCGAGGAGCCCGACACCGGCGAGGTCGTTCCCGGTCACGGGCTGCGGCTCGGCTACTACGCCCAGGAGCACGAGACGATCGACCCGGCGCGGACCGTCCTCGAACACGTCCAGGGTGTGTCACCCGACGCGGAGGCGGCGGCGCTGCGCAAGCTGCTGGGCGCGTTCCTCTTCTCGGGCGAGACCGTGCACCAGCCCGCGGGCACGCTGTCCGGCGGCGAGAAGACGCGCCTCGCTCTCGCCGGGCTGGTGGTGAGCCGCGCGAACGTCCTCCTCCTCGACGAGCCCACGAACAACCTCGACCCGCGCTCGCGCGAGGAGGTGCTGCGCGCGCTGTCGACGTACGCCGGCGCGGTGGTGCTGGTCACCCACGACGAGGGCGCGGTGGAGGCCCTGCAGCCCGAGCGCGTGATCTTGTTGCCTGACGGCGTGGAAGACACCTGGTCCGAGGACCTCGCCGACTTGGTGGCGCTGGCGTAG
- a CDS encoding VOC family protein encodes MTAPPRTGTLTTVVLDCHAPAALAEFWGTLLDLPVASKEEDWWQLEPMQGGVSVAFQKVEKHRPPNATRPQQLHLDVKVDDIGAAEELVLALGGEVRSDLHPGDGSPWRVYADPAGHPFCLVTD; translated from the coding sequence GTGACCGCGCCGCCCCGCACCGGCACGCTGACGACGGTCGTGCTCGACTGCCACGCGCCGGCCGCGCTGGCGGAGTTCTGGGGGACGCTGCTCGACCTGCCGGTCGCCTCGAAGGAGGAGGACTGGTGGCAGCTGGAGCCGATGCAGGGCGGGGTGTCGGTGGCGTTCCAGAAGGTGGAGAAGCACCGCCCGCCCAACGCGACGCGACCCCAGCAGCTGCACCTCGACGTCAAGGTCGACGACATCGGCGCCGCGGAGGAGCTGGTGCTCGCTCTCGGGGGCGAGGTACGCAGCGACCTGCACCCCGGCGACGGCTCCCCGTGGCGGGTCTACGCGGACCCGGCCGGGCACCCGTTCTGCCTGGTCACGGACTGA
- a CDS encoding CGNR zinc finger domain-containing protein, translating into MSIDQLVDFLNTYDPGSDTEELPDDAAARAWFAARGLAAEGLAAAEARQVRTELRDAAEGRTPPTAALRHVPLCACVEDGELVLTSGHPLGPLVATAVRLAFEGRWDRLKLCDAETCRYAFYDGSRNRSGRWCSMASCGNRAKTRAFRERHRSG; encoded by the coding sequence GTGAGCATCGACCAGCTCGTGGACTTCCTCAACACGTACGACCCCGGGTCGGACACCGAGGAGCTGCCCGACGACGCCGCGGCGCGGGCGTGGTTCGCGGCGCGCGGCCTCGCCGCCGAGGGCCTCGCGGCGGCCGAGGCGCGGCAGGTCAGGACCGAGCTGCGCGACGCGGCCGAGGGACGCACTCCCCCGACGGCCGCCCTGCGTCACGTGCCGCTCTGCGCGTGCGTCGAGGACGGCGAGCTGGTGCTCACGTCGGGGCACCCGCTGGGGCCGCTCGTCGCCACCGCGGTGCGGCTGGCGTTCGAGGGGCGGTGGGACCGGCTCAAGCTCTGCGACGCCGAGACGTGCAGGTACGCGTTCTACGACGGCTCCCGCAACCGCTCGGGCCGCTGGTGCAGCATGGCGTCGTGCGGGAACCGCGCGAAGACACGGGCGTTCCGCGAACGTCACCGATCGGGGTAG
- a CDS encoding neutral zinc metallopeptidase, which yields MDFNDDVGLDTSQVSDVRGRKMGGAAIGGGVSLIGLIIALVLGVNPGDLVGGGSAGVQSGPVPASDLRERCRTGADAEEHQDCRIVAVVNSVQKYWDGAMRQYEQAQTQLFNEATNTGCGHATSAVGPFYCPADSTVYLDLGFFSAMKTQLGAQGGEFAQAYVVAHEYGHHVQNVLGATDRVARSRESGPKSPSVRLELQADCYAGVWAANAVETGFIANLSRADIDDGLDAAASVGDDRIQERAQGRVDPESWTHGSSEQRQVWFLRGYESGSPRQCDTFAANAL from the coding sequence GTGGACTTCAACGACGACGTCGGTCTCGACACCTCGCAGGTCAGTGACGTACGCGGCCGCAAGATGGGCGGCGCGGCGATCGGCGGCGGCGTCAGCCTCATCGGCCTGATCATCGCGCTCGTTCTCGGCGTGAACCCCGGCGACCTCGTCGGCGGCGGGTCCGCGGGCGTGCAGAGCGGGCCGGTGCCGGCGTCGGACCTGCGGGAACGGTGCCGTACGGGCGCCGACGCCGAGGAGCACCAGGACTGCCGCATCGTCGCGGTCGTCAACAGCGTGCAGAAGTACTGGGACGGCGCGATGCGGCAGTACGAGCAGGCGCAGACGCAACTGTTCAACGAGGCCACGAACACCGGCTGCGGCCACGCGACGTCGGCGGTCGGGCCGTTCTACTGCCCCGCCGACTCGACCGTCTACCTGGACCTCGGGTTCTTCTCGGCGATGAAGACGCAGCTCGGCGCGCAGGGCGGGGAGTTCGCGCAGGCGTACGTCGTCGCGCACGAGTACGGCCACCACGTGCAGAACGTCCTCGGCGCCACCGACCGCGTCGCGCGCTCGCGCGAGAGCGGGCCGAAGTCGCCTTCCGTCCGGCTCGAGCTGCAGGCCGACTGCTACGCCGGCGTCTGGGCCGCCAACGCCGTCGAGACCGGCTTCATCGCGAACCTCTCCCGCGCGGACATCGACGACGGCCTCGACGCCGCCGCGTCCGTCGGCGACGACCGCATCCAGGAGCGTGCGCAGGGCCGCGTCGACCCCGAGTCGTGGACGCACGGGTCGTCGGAGCAGCGGCAGGTGTGGTTCCTGCGCGGGTACGAGAGCGGGTCGCCGCGGCAGTGCGACACGTTCGCCGCGAACGCGCTGTAG
- a CDS encoding SigE family RNA polymerase sigma factor, translated as MAAIVVDAAGELPFAEFVAARTPALMRTAYLLTGDWQRAEDLLQTALIACYGKWSRIREPDAYVRRALVVTYAGWRRRRWTGERPGDLPERADSNDAMRGADERADLMRLLAELPPRQRAVVVLRYYEDMSEGEVAALLGISPGTVKSQANRALAKLRTSPLLHVEEGR; from the coding sequence GTGGCAGCCATCGTGGTGGACGCGGCAGGCGAGCTTCCGTTCGCGGAGTTCGTCGCGGCGCGGACGCCCGCGCTCATGCGGACCGCGTACCTCCTCACCGGCGACTGGCAGCGCGCCGAGGACCTCCTCCAGACGGCGCTCATCGCCTGCTACGGCAAGTGGTCGCGCATCCGGGAGCCCGACGCGTACGTGCGCCGCGCCCTGGTCGTCACGTACGCCGGGTGGCGCCGCCGCCGCTGGACCGGCGAACGCCCAGGCGACCTCCCCGAGCGGGCCGACAGCAACGACGCCATGCGCGGCGCCGACGAGCGCGCCGACCTGATGCGGCTGCTCGCCGAGCTGCCGCCACGCCAGCGCGCCGTGGTCGTGCTCCGCTACTACGAGGACATGTCCGAGGGCGAGGTCGCCGCGCTGCTCGGCATCTCCCCGGGCACCGTCAAGAGCCAGGCGAACCGCGCGCTGGCGAAGCTGCGCACCTCGCCCCTGCTGCACGTCGAGGAAGGCCGATGA
- a CDS encoding metal-sulfur cluster assembly factor, with product MGEKADVADVTEAMRDVVDPEIGINIVDLGLVYGVTVDDENVATLDMTLTSAACPLTDVIEDQTRSALKDIVAGYKINWVWMPPWSVEAITDDGREQMRALGFNI from the coding sequence ATGGGCGAGAAGGCCGACGTCGCGGACGTCACCGAGGCCATGCGCGACGTCGTCGACCCGGAGATCGGCATCAACATCGTCGACCTCGGGCTCGTCTACGGCGTCACCGTCGACGACGAGAACGTCGCCACCCTCGACATGACGCTCACCTCGGCGGCCTGCCCGCTGACCGACGTCATCGAGGACCAGACGCGGTCCGCCCTCAAGGACATCGTCGCCGGGTACAAGATCAACTGGGTGTGGATGCCTCCGTGGTCGGTCGAGGCCATCACGGACGACGGTCGCGAGCAGATGAGGGCCTTGGGGTTCAACATCTAG
- a CDS encoding SUF system NifU family Fe-S cluster assembly protein has protein sequence MQLESMYQEIILDHYRTPHNKGLREPYDAEVHHVNPTCGDEVTLRVRVIDGVVEDVSYDGSGCSISQASSSVMTDLVIGKPVTEAMETADEFLALMQSQGRGEPDEDVLEDAVAFAGVAKYPARVKCALLGWMAWKDATAQAVARAAEGS, from the coding sequence GTGCAGCTTGAGTCGATGTACCAGGAGATCATCCTCGACCACTACCGGACGCCCCATAACAAGGGGCTGCGGGAGCCGTACGACGCCGAGGTCCACCACGTGAACCCGACGTGCGGCGACGAGGTCACCCTGCGCGTCCGCGTCATCGACGGCGTCGTCGAGGACGTGTCGTACGACGGCTCCGGGTGCTCCATCTCGCAGGCGTCGTCGTCGGTCATGACCGACCTCGTCATCGGCAAGCCCGTCACCGAGGCCATGGAGACGGCCGACGAGTTCCTCGCGCTCATGCAGAGCCAGGGGCGCGGCGAGCCCGACGAGGACGTGCTGGAGGACGCGGTGGCGTTCGCCGGCGTCGCGAAGTACCCGGCGCGCGTCAAGTGCGCGCTGCTCGGGTGGATGGCGTGGAAGGACGCGACGGCACAGGCCGTCGCGCGGGCAGCGGAGGGCTCCTGA